The segment GCTCTTCGTTGTGATAGTGTCGATTCGATTGGGAGTTGTACTGTTGTTTCAATTTAGCTAACCACTTATCGGCCACTTCCGACGGGATCTCCAGTGCCGTTGTAATGTTTTGCCAAATTGATTCCATTGTATAATGATGCCTTGAATTGGGCTCTGAACTGATCACTGGACCAAAACTGAGACTTAACTTAACGGAGACAGGTGAAGATTGATTTTATCTCGACGAAAGAAGTTATGTGAATATGATTTTTACAACAAAAATCAGCCTTCTGAAGCATGTCAAGGACACATGCGCAGAACTGGTTGGACACGTGCACTTTGACAGAGGGTCGGAATTGCTTTCCCCTTATTCGTTACTGTTGTCATCGGTACTGGCTGGGGTTCGTCCAAGGACGATGCTTGTTTTGAATCATTTCTCGAAATCAAGAATCACTTTTGTTTAATAGATAACAGATGGCACGTAATCAGAAAACACGCCGAAGCGCGGGTCTCCGTAAAACCCCGCGTAGATCGATAGGCAATCGGCTCTCAAAACCTAAACTACCTGACATAAGAGAATCTAACCGACGTAAAATGAAACGGGTACAGAAAGTAAGTACTAAAGAAGGTTGCATCcatcaaaattaaattaagtttTACTTTTACACTTACAGCGCGTGCAGCAGAGACTTCTCCGCCGATCGCTCGAAAAGGAAAAGCGGAAACAGCGCAACAACAATCAACCGTCGTCATCGGGTCGAACGATGCTCTACCCACCGATAGCGCCACCTCCGCCACCCAATCATCTGTTGAATCGACCGTCGACGTCGCGGTCGCCGCAAAGACAACGAAACCGGGCAATTGGACAGCTCAAAACAATGGACGCCGAAACGATTGTGATCGATTCGGAAGATGATTCGCTGGTTCCACCGGAACCGGTCCCACTGTTCTACGAGGACACGCTCGGAGGTTTCAACGATAAGGAGGTGCCAAGCTATGATAAGGTTTTTTTGATTCGGACGCCCGATACTCCATACCCACTGAGGACATATGTGCCACGGTATCATGCGGAGGATAATGATGGCGAGCAGACTCAGGCCGATCAGGGTGTGCTGATGGAAAGCATGCTAGAAGAAGGTGAGATCCGCGACGCGGACGAGACATGCAACGCTATAAACAACACAATAAACGCCGAAGAGATACCGATCTCTGACGATGAGGTGGATTTGGGAGACCAGGCACTGCCAACCCCAAAACGTGCAGACTCGGAGGACTGTTCGGTCATATTTTGCTCGGAAGTGATCGATCTAGATCGGGATGATACGGCGAAGGAAAAGGCACTGGAATTTATTCCCATTGGATTCGAGTTGGACGGCCAGAGCCGCAAGAAAAGAACACCACGAAAGAAGCGTAACAATAACGGTAGTAATACTGCTAATGCTGAAAACGCAACTACGGAGGAAACAACCTCTAAAAGAATGGTTGTCATCGATGGAAATAATGTAGCTTTTGGGTGAGTTAATCACGTTCGGATTAATTTAAAAGTGTAACAAACAATCATTCCAATGACAGACATACGTGCGGACAAGGTTTCTCAGTCAAA is part of the Sabethes cyaneus chromosome 2, idSabCyanKW18_F2, whole genome shotgun sequence genome and harbors:
- the LOC128738714 gene encoding uncharacterized protein LOC128738714, with product MARNQKTRRSAGLRKTPRRSIGNRLSKPKLPDIRESNRRKMKRVQKRVQQRLLRRSLEKEKRKQRNNNQPSSSGRTMLYPPIAPPPPPNHLLNRPSTSRSPQRQRNRAIGQLKTMDAETIVIDSEDDSLVPPEPVPLFYEDTLGGFNDKEVPSYDKVFLIRTPDTPYPLRTYVPRYHAEDNDGEQTQADQGVLMESMLEEGEIRDADETCNAINNTINAEEIPISDDEVDLGDQALPTPKRADSEDCSVIFCSEVIDLDRDDTAKEKALEFIPIGFELDGQSRKKRTPRKKRNNNGSNTANAENATTEETTSKRMVVIDGNNVAFGHTCGQGFSVKGLEICIQHFKKMGHEVNAVVPQFRLKKDKSTDQKLLEKLYKDGDVLLAPSKNLPGQRSSSYDDRLIISVAEKFDGVVISNDNFRDLLTESDSWKKIIETRVIGYTWAKDAFFLPDDPYGRHGPKLKDLLECSKSPEPKPVPVVAAEGK